One Zingiber officinale cultivar Zhangliang chromosome 10B, Zo_v1.1, whole genome shotgun sequence genomic window, GATGGCGACGGCAGCATCGGAGGACGAGGAGGAAGGGGGAACTCTGGCGTCAGCCACGGAGGAGAAAAGGGAGACGGGGACGTGGAGGATATCGTCGGCGATACGAGAGAACCAGGTACTGAGGTTGGACATGGACAGCATGCGGAGCCGGGTGCAGGGGCTGGAGCGCGAGTGCTCCAGTTTGCGGAAGGAGATTGAGAGGATGGGCAGAGGACCGGCGGCCAGCAGCAGGGGGAAGCTAGTGCGGCGGCTCGGCTGCAAGTTCGGCACGCAGGTGTGCGTGCCGCACCACGGGACGGTGGCGCGGCCGAGGAAATCTTGAAGGGCGACATGAATTGTGGAAGCAATTAGCAGAGTCGAGATTGTTCAGAGTAAATGGTGAGAAAATCTTAAAAAGTTGAGTCGAATTGATGTATTAATCCATACTTTGAACTTACGAAGAGGAATTTGTATGATCTCACTGATGCTTTTGGCTGAAGAAGCATAATCACAATCACAAGAGACTGCTTGCTACACTTTTATCGTTATGCCCATCGTAATCATCTCATTCTTCAACATCTCCGCCTTCTCAATATCCCCTCGTTTCTTGTATCCCTCCACGAACGCATTGTATACCTCGAAGCTGTTCCCAAATCCTTTACCAGCCATCTCCGCCTGAAGCTTCGCCGCCTCTTCCACCTCCCCCTCTTCGCAGAGTCCTCCGATCAACACCTCGTAGCTCCTCCTGCTCGGTGTAAACCCTTCCCTCGTCGTCTCCTCCCTCAGAATTCTCATCCCTTCAGCGACTTTCCCCTTTTCGCGTGCTGCCGCGAGCAACTCGTCGATGACCGAGGCTTGCAGCCCAAATCCCCTCCTCCTCGCGTCCTGATACAGAAGCAGAGCGGAATCAACGCAGCCGGCCTTGGAGTGGCCGCCGATCAAATGCTCGAACGTGGTGACGGTAGGTTCGATCTCGGTCAACGTCATGTTCCTGTAGAGATCTTCGGCGGCCTCCATCTCTCCGGCTCTGCAGTGGCCGCCGATCAGTGTATTGAATGCGACGATGTCAGGTTTGATTCCCTTGGTCACCATCTCTTCCCACAATTTCTTTGCGTCCTGCATCATGCCCTCGTCGCAAAATCCGGACATTAGAATGCTGTAGGTGAAGACCGTCGGATCGCATCCAAAAGTCTCCATTTCGTTTCTGATCTTTATCGATTTCTCCATATTTCCCTCGCGATAGAGAGCAAGGAGAAGGGTGTTGAAGGTTCCTGGGTTTGGAGAAACCCTAACCTTCATGCTGACTCCATGGCCGACTGCCTGTGGCTTGAAGATCTGACTGTAAACCTCGAAACCCGCATCGGAGCCGTTCGCGCGAGACACCGAACGGATGAGTGCGTTGGCGGTGCTGATGGAGGGCTGGATGCCACGGGACATCAGGATCCGGACGATGTGGGTCGCTCGATCGAGTCGCTTGTTCTGGAGGTAAGCCCGTACGAGCAGGTCGAACACGAAGGGGGCGGAGTCGAAGACCCGGTAAGTCTTCGCTAGGGTTTTGAAGATCTCCGGGGGGCTATCATCGTCACCAGCAGCTGCAGAGGAGGAGGAGCGCGCTGTGTCGAGGGACCGGATGGCCGCCTGGAGGAGGGAGAGGGCATCAGCGCGTCGACGATGGCGAGCGAGCACGTGGACGGCGGCGGCGAAGGATAGAGAGTCGTGGTTGCAGAGGGAGTGGCGACGGGTGAAAAGGAAGAAGCCGAGGGCGAGGCGGGCGTGGTTGCGGAGGCGGAGAAGGACGTGGGCGAACTGGACGGGCGTGAAGCCGGTCGGATGGTGGACGGACTTGAGGAAAGTCCAGCGGCGCTTGGAGCGGAGCTCCCGCAGAATGGAGAAGGCCGAAGATACGACGGCCTCGTCATCAGCGGAAAGAAGTGGAAGGTCGTACGCCGGCGAGGACAGAGAGCGGGATGGCGTGAATggtgcggcggcggcggcggcggcggcgttacGAAGTGTGGGGGAGGAGAGAAGAGGCTTCGTCCTTCGCATGCCATTCGCCAGCGTCGCCGCCGCCATCAGAGCGCCCCTACGAGGCGGATGGGGCTGGCATGTTAATATTCAATGGGCCGTTACGGGCCGACTTAATGGGCCTACTCAGAGGAAACATATAAAGGGTTCGTAGATGAGTTGGAATAAGTACGAAGATAATAGAAAAATAAGggctaaaaaaaaagaaaactaaaaactaaaattaaataagttcaaTCCTTGTCCTAAAAGATTTCCTTGTACTACAAAATATACCTATatagttatttatttgtttttttaaaaatttttgtttTAGTGAGCTTAAAAGTGAACTTAGCTTATCACTTTATAGTCTTCTTGAGGCCATTATTACATTCATAAATTGgggtggcaaaagatgaatacgttcacCTCTAGCGTTCCTATCAATCCGTCTCAGAGTCAATACGGAGaaggaaataataaagaaataggtgcaacacgaggacttcccaagGGTCACCCATCTTAGTACTGTTCTCGCCCAAACAcacttaacttcggagttctgatggaaTCCGGTGCATTAATGCTGGTATAATCGCACCCATACATTCATAAACAATCACTAAAAGTGAACTTAGCTTACCACTTTATAGTCTTCTTGAGGCCATTATTACATTCATAAACTATCAAGCTAGATTGGGTGGATCAAATAAGT contains:
- the LOC122030571 gene encoding pentatricopeptide repeat-containing protein At2g15980-like; amino-acid sequence: MAAATLANGMRRTKPLLSSPTLRNAAAAAAAAPFTPSRSLSSPAYDLPLLSADDEAVVSSAFSILRELRSKRRWTFLKSVHHPTGFTPVQFAHVLLRLRNHARLALGFFLFTRRHSLCNHDSLSFAAAVHVLARHRRRADALSLLQAAIRSLDTARSSSSAAAGDDDSPPEIFKTLAKTYRVFDSAPFVFDLLVRAYLQNKRLDRATHIVRILMSRGIQPSISTANALIRSVSRANGSDAGFEVYSQIFKPQAVGHGVSMKVRVSPNPGTFNTLLLALYREGNMEKSIKIRNEMETFGCDPTVFTYSILMSGFCDEGMMQDAKKLWEEMVTKGIKPDIVAFNTLIGGHCRAGEMEAAEDLYRNMTLTEIEPTVTTFEHLIGGHSKAGCVDSALLLYQDARRRGFGLQASVIDELLAAAREKGKVAEGMRILREETTREGFTPSRRSYEVLIGGLCEEGEVEEAAKLQAEMAGKGFGNSFEVYNAFVEGYKKRGDIEKAEMLKNEMITMGITIKV